GGATCAGGCGCTCAGCCTCTTCACGCAGGGATTGTTTCGACAAAGCTCGTCTCCGCCACTGAAAGCGCGAGAGCCATATCGCACTTGCGTTCGAATCTCAATCGGCAATGCCTGATCAGACCTCGACAATCACATAGGAGTCTTCGACATGCACCGGAAACGTCTCGGCGACATAGGGCCCCTTCTGCAATTCGTCGCCGCGTTCCACCGCAACCGGGTATGACCTGATCTTGAACCGTTTCGGATCGAACCAGGACTGCCCGTTGCGCATGTCGAACTCCCAGCCGTGCCAGGGGCAGCGCAGCATCTCGCCGACACGCGAGCGCTCGTAGACGCCTGGCTCGGGCGAAGTCAGCCGTGCCACGCAGGCCGCCTTCTCAAGCGGCGCGCCTTCGTGCGGGCACCGGTTCAGCAGCGCGAAGAACTCGCCATTGACGTGGAACACGACAATATCACGGCCGGCGACATCGACGACCTTGTTGCCGCCGGGCGGGATCTCGCTGGTTCGCGCGACGATGTGACGGGCCATGGGATTCAGAACTTGTAGACCGCGCGGGCATTGGTACTGAAGATCTTCCTCCGCTCGGCCTCGGTGAGTGGCGTCTTGAAGGCGAAGCGCGGGTCGTCGAAATCCCAGTGCGGATAGTCCGACGAGAACAGCAGCCGGTCGATGCCGACCCATTCGATCAGCGACCGCAGATGCCGCGCCTCGTCGGGCTCGTCGATCGGCTGTGTCGTGAACCAGAAATGCTCGCGGACATATTCCGATGGCTTGCGCTTGAGATGCGGCACCTCGCTACGGAAGCGCTCGAAGTGCTGGTCCATCCGCCACACCGCCGACGGAATCCAGCCGAAGCCGCCCTCGATGAAGACGATCTTCAATTTCGGGAAGCGCTCCGGCACGCCCTCGATGACGAGGCTCGCAAGCTGCGCCGCGATCGTGTGCGCGTTGGACTGGTGCTCCTCGACATAATAGGACGGCCAGCCGCCGCCGGTCGGCGCGTGGCCGCCATAGCCGCCGACATGGATGCCGAGCGGCAGATCGAGTTCCTGCGCGCGCTCGTAGATCGGCCAGTAGCGGCGGCGGCCGAGCGGCTCGTTGGCACGCGGCGAGACGTTGATCTGGATGTACTCGCCTGTCTTGGCGCAGCGATCTATCTCGGCAATGGCGAGGTCCACCCCGTCCTGCCCGACCAGAATCGAGGCCTTCAGGCGGGGATCGCGGTGCGACCAGAACGCCAGCTGCCAATCGTTGATGGCGCGCTGGATGGCGGCGCCGAACTCGAGGTTCTGCTGCGAGAAGATGAAGAGATCGAGCACCTGCAATATCCCGAACTCGACATCAAGCGGATCGAGATGCTGCTTCTGCATGAAGGCGAGATCGGAGCCGGGTACCCCGCCGGTCGGCGGCCAGGCATCGCGCCGCGCGATCAGCGGCGAGGAGCGTGGATAGGGCGTGGTGAAGAGATAGGGTGTGCGCAGATGGCTGCCATATTCCCTCAAGTGCTGCTGCCAGCGTTTCGGCAGGAACTCGTTGAGATCGTCCGTCGATCTCAGGCTCGGATGCACGTCGCAATCGACAATGCGCAGCCTTGATGCCGCGGGCTTCTCGTCGTCACGCAGCGGACGGTCGATGACTTCACTCATGCAGACCTCCAAAATTAGTTAGCGAGCGACAACCGTGAAAACGTCTCCAGCGGATTGTCGACGCACATTTTCTCGATGATGCTCTTCGGCAAATGCGGCGGGATCGGATCGTCGCCATCGAACTGCCAGTGCGGATAGTCGGACGCGAACAGGAACATCTTGTCGGAGCCGATCTGGTCGATGATCTCCTCGACGCTTTTGGCATCGCCGGGCGCATCGAACGGCTGCATGGTGACACGGAAATTGTCGCGGACAATCGATGCCGGCTCGCGCTCGACCCAGGGCACCTCGACGCGCACGCCGCGCCAGGTCTTGTTGGCGCGCCACATGAAGGCCGGCAGCCAGCTCACGCCTGACTCCATCAGCACGACCTTGAGACTAGGGAATTTGCCGAACACGCCCTCATAGATCAGGCTGAGAATCTGCGCCTGAAATGCCTGCGCTTCGACAAAGTAATATTCGTAGCGATGCGACGGCCAGCCGGCCGAGCTCGGTGCCTGCCTATATTGCGTGCCGGCATGGATCGCCAGCGGCAGCTCGTATTTTTCGGCGAGCTGATAGACCGGCCAGAAGTGACGCCGCCCCAGCAGGGTCTCACCCTGCGCCAGCACCAGGATGGAGACGAACCTGACGTCGCCGGCGCGGCGCTCGATTTCCTCGATCGCGAGATCGGGCGCCTGCATCGGCACAACGATGGATGCGCGCAGGCGCGGATCGCGCGACAGCCACTCGGCGGCGATCCAGTCATTGATCGCCTTGCAAAAATCTGCGGCCATGTAGGCATCGAAAACGGCCTGGGCGCCATAGAGCACATTGAGGATTGCGTGGCTGGCGCCCAGTTGGTCGAAGGCGCCCTTCTGCACCATGGCAAGGTCGGAGCCCGGCTTGGTGCCATTGGCCGGCCGCCAGTCGGCGCGGCCTGAAAGCGGCATGCTCGGTGGATAGGAGGTGAGATCGAGGCCGTCGATCGCGCGGCTCACCACCTGCTCTTTCCAGTGATCGCTGAGATAAGGCAACAGCGTCGTGCGGGTGCCACCA
The genomic region above belongs to Bradyrhizobium sp. CCBAU 53338 and contains:
- a CDS encoding Rieske (2Fe-2S) protein, giving the protein MARHIVARTSEIPPGGNKVVDVAGRDIVVFHVNGEFFALLNRCPHEGAPLEKAACVARLTSPEPGVYERSRVGEMLRCPWHGWEFDMRNGQSWFDPKRFKIRSYPVAVERGDELQKGPYVAETFPVHVEDSYVIVEV
- a CDS encoding amidohydrolase family protein, whose product is MSEVIDRPLRDDEKPAASRLRIVDCDVHPSLRSTDDLNEFLPKRWQQHLREYGSHLRTPYLFTTPYPRSSPLIARRDAWPPTGGVPGSDLAFMQKQHLDPLDVEFGILQVLDLFIFSQQNLEFGAAIQRAINDWQLAFWSHRDPRLKASILVGQDGVDLAIAEIDRCAKTGEYIQINVSPRANEPLGRRRYWPIYERAQELDLPLGIHVGGYGGHAPTGGGWPSYYVEEHQSNAHTIAAQLASLVIEGVPERFPKLKIVFIEGGFGWIPSAVWRMDQHFERFRSEVPHLKRKPSEYVREHFWFTTQPIDEPDEARHLRSLIEWVGIDRLLFSSDYPHWDFDDPRFAFKTPLTEAERRKIFSTNARAVYKF
- a CDS encoding amidohydrolase family protein, yielding MAVTRIDCDIHPAVGGTRTTLLPYLSDHWKEQVVSRAIDGLDLTSYPPSMPLSGRADWRPANGTKPGSDLAMVQKGAFDQLGASHAILNVLYGAQAVFDAYMAADFCKAINDWIAAEWLSRDPRLRASIVVPMQAPDLAIEEIERRAGDVRFVSILVLAQGETLLGRRHFWPVYQLAEKYELPLAIHAGTQYRQAPSSAGWPSHRYEYYFVEAQAFQAQILSLIYEGVFGKFPSLKVVLMESGVSWLPAFMWRANKTWRGVRVEVPWVEREPASIVRDNFRVTMQPFDAPGDAKSVEEIIDQIGSDKMFLFASDYPHWQFDGDDPIPPHLPKSIIEKMCVDNPLETFSRLSLAN